A section of the Flavobacterium ardleyense genome encodes:
- a CDS encoding DEAD/DEAH box helicase, translating to MSKLLSDLGINPQLQQALTNLEISVATDIQEQVIPIILNKTEDIVALAKTGTGKTAAFGLPLLQLVNLKAETIQTVILSPTRELSQQIYNNLVGFAKHLPGVSIALLTGGSPIKSQIEELKSTTHIVVATPGRFLDLLEKNALDIKSLKNLVLDEADEMFQALKEDLMPILKAMPKNRRTLLFSATMPGELKEIVHNYMSKNVISVSSEMATLGHEGINHQYMVVDPIEKLDVLLHFLSTQEGGRGIIFCKTKAAVNKLAKNLAMRKISSGALHGSLSQGIRDRIMEQFRAGYIDILVATDLVARGIDVKELAYVVNYHLPDTYEAYVHRSGRTGRAGAKGLSMTILQPEEVGEIADFEKELGIKFIAANKATQEDIEWNNTLVWAKKVFKTKPNREVPEDIKHQIKTIFHHLTKEELVDKVLANYLAEKGTSTSSATAARQA from the coding sequence ATGTCCAAACTTTTATCCGATTTAGGAATTAATCCTCAACTTCAACAAGCTTTAACCAATTTAGAAATCAGCGTTGCTACCGATATTCAGGAGCAAGTGATCCCGATTATTCTAAATAAAACCGAAGATATTGTTGCGCTTGCCAAAACTGGAACGGGTAAAACTGCGGCTTTTGGATTGCCACTTTTGCAGCTGGTAAATCTAAAAGCTGAGACTATTCAAACGGTAATTTTGTCGCCAACGCGCGAGTTAAGTCAGCAGATTTATAACAATTTGGTCGGCTTTGCAAAGCATCTTCCAGGAGTGTCAATCGCTTTGCTTACAGGAGGAAGTCCAATCAAATCGCAGATCGAAGAACTGAAATCTACGACTCATATTGTGGTGGCAACTCCAGGTCGTTTCTTAGATTTATTGGAGAAAAATGCTTTGGATATAAAGTCGCTAAAAAATCTAGTTTTAGATGAAGCAGACGAAATGTTTCAAGCGTTAAAAGAAGATTTAATGCCGATTTTGAAAGCGATGCCCAAAAATCGCCGCACGCTTTTGTTTAGTGCGACAATGCCGGGTGAGCTCAAAGAAATCGTTCATAACTATATGTCCAAAAATGTAATTTCTGTTAGTTCAGAAATGGCAACTTTGGGCCACGAAGGCATTAATCACCAATATATGGTGGTCGATCCGATTGAGAAATTGGATGTGCTTTTACACTTTTTGAGCACTCAAGAAGGCGGAAGAGGAATTATTTTCTGTAAAACCAAAGCGGCGGTCAATAAACTGGCGAAAAATCTGGCGATGCGCAAAATCTCTTCAGGAGCTTTGCACGGCAGTTTAAGTCAGGGAATTCGGGATCGTATTATGGAGCAATTTCGCGCTGGATATATTGATATTCTGGTTGCTACCGACTTGGTTGCGAGGGGAATCGACGTAAAAGAATTGGCTTATGTAGTCAATTATCACCTGCCAGACACCTACGAAGCTTATGTGCACCGTTCTGGTCGTACCGGTCGTGCGGGTGCAAAGGGACTTTCGATGACCATTTTGCAGCCTGAGGAAGTGGGTGAGATTGCTGATTTTGAAAAAGAATTGGGTATCAAATTCATCGCTGCCAACAAAGCTACTCAAGAAGATATCGAGTGGAATAACACCTTGGTCTGGGCCAAGAAAGTTTTTAAAACCAAGCCTAATCGCGAGGTTCCAGAAGATATCAAGCATCAGATAAAGACAATTTTTCACCATCTTACCAAAGAGGAATTGGTGGACAAAGTTCTGGCGAATTATCTAGCAGAGAAGGGTACTTCGACAAGCTCAGCAACCGCAGCTCGACAGGCTTAG
- a CDS encoding T9SS type A sorting domain-containing protein produces MKKLLLLVFCSSFLTANAQCLAPTNFSIIEYSNNTVTLDWTENGTAIAWEIGAIPNYQIGDEAPAVPISVTVSRPYVITGLPPGCIVFFVRSICIENGISDWTMVASPACPELIFDFINSLSVNNFSTYSNLNLSLYPNPANNILTLETELQIEKVIISDISGKVITIQTSNSREVDVEKLSKGLYIIEVFSTQGKIIKKFLKE; encoded by the coding sequence ATGAAAAAACTTCTACTTTTAGTTTTTTGTTCAAGCTTTCTTACTGCGAATGCACAGTGTCTAGCTCCAACAAATTTCTCTATTATAGAATATAGTAACAATACAGTTACATTAGATTGGACTGAAAATGGTACTGCCATTGCGTGGGAAATTGGAGCTATTCCAAATTACCAAATTGGAGATGAGGCTCCCGCAGTTCCGATAAGTGTTACCGTTAGTAGGCCATACGTTATTACAGGTTTACCACCCGGATGCATTGTGTTTTTCGTTCGCTCTATTTGCATCGAAAACGGAATCAGTGATTGGACAATGGTAGCATCTCCTGCATGTCCTGAGTTAATTTTCGATTTTATTAATTCATTGTCGGTAAATAACTTTAGTACGTATTCAAACCTAAATCTTTCCCTTTACCCGAATCCGGCCAATAATATTTTGACTTTAGAAACCGAACTGCAAATCGAAAAGGTAATAATTTCGGATATTTCTGGGAAAGTAATTACTATACAAACGAGTAATTCTAGAGAAGTTGATGTTGAAAAACTTTCGAAAGGACTGTATATTATTGAGGTGTTTTCTACGCAAGGGAAAATTATAAAGAAATTTCTAAAGGAATAA